DNA from Brucella melitensis bv. 1 str. 16M:
GGCACTGGTGCTTTCGGCCTTTGCAACGACGACACTTCTCACCAAGAATTCGTTTCTGGAAGAAATCCGCAAGCAATATGTGACGACCGCACGCGCCAAGGGGCTGACCGAGAACCAGGTTCTCTATCGCCACGTCTTCCGCAATGCGATGCTGATCGTGATCGCCGGTTTTCCCGGTGCGTTCATTTCCGCCTTCTTCACCGGTTCGCTTTTGATCGAGACGATCTTCTCGCTCGACGGGCTTGGCCTGCTCGGCTACCAGTCGGTCATCAACCGCGACTATCCGGTGGTTTTCGCCAATCTCTTCATCTTTTCGCTGATTGGCCTTCTGGTCGGCCTCCTGTCCGATCTTACCTATACGTGGATCGATCCGCGCATCGATTTCGACCGGAGGGACGTGTGATGACCGACACCGCACTCACCCCCGCCGCAAAGCCGGTAAAACGGCCATGGCTCTCGCCGCTCAACAAGCGCCGCTGGCAGAATTTCAAGGCCAACCGGCGCGGTTACTGGTCGCTGTGGATTTTCCTGTTCCTGCTTGCCGCAGCACTTTGCTCGGAATTCATCGCCAATGACAGGCCCATCCTCGTCTCCTACAAGGGCGAGTTGCTGATGCCGGTTTTCGTCGATTACCCGGAAGATAAATTCGGCGGCTTTTATGCCATTACCGACTATCGCGATCCGGTGATACAGGACGAGATCAACGCCCATGGCTGGGCCATCTGGCCGCCGGTGCGCTATTCCTACAACACCGTCAATAACGAAATTCCGGAAGCGGCTCCCTCGAAACCGTTCTGGCTCTATTCGCCGCAGGTGCGCTGCCAGCGTTATCCGCTCGGCATAAACGACCCCAATTGCCGTTTTGGCAACTTCAACCTGCTGGGAACCGACGATCAGGCGCGCGACGTCTTTGCACGCGCGCTCTATGGCTTCCGCATTTCAGTGCTGTTCGGCCTCATCCTCACCTTCTTCTCGGCCATCATCGGCGTGACGGCGGGTGCGGTGCAGGGCTATTTCGGCGGCTGGGTCGATCTTCTGTTCCAGCGTTTCATCGAAATCTGGTCGTCAATCCCAGTTCTCTACCTGTTGCTGATTATCGCAGCCATTTTGCCGCCCGGCTTCTGGGTGCTGTTGGGGATCATGCTGCTCTTCTCTTGGGTAGCCTTTGTGGGCGTCGTGCGTGCGGAATTCCTGCGCGCGCGCAATTTTGAATATGTGAATGCGGCGCGCGCACTCGGCGTGAAGAACGGCACCATCATGTGGCGCCATCTTCTGCCCAATGCCATGGTGGCGACCCTGACCTTCCTGCCCTTCATTCTGAACGGTTCGATCACCACGCTCACCTCGCTCGACTTCCTCGGCTTTGGCCTGCCGCCCGGTTCGGCTTCACTTGGCGAGCTTCTCGCCCAGGGCAAA
Protein-coding regions in this window:
- a CDS encoding ABC transporter permease — translated: MTDTALTPAAKPVKRPWLSPLNKRRWQNFKANRRGYWSLWIFLFLLAAALCSEFIANDRPILVSYKGELLMPVFVDYPEDKFGGFYAITDYRDPVIQDEINAHGWAIWPPVRYSYNTVNNEIPEAAPSKPFWLYSPQVRCQRYPLGINDPNCRFGNFNLLGTDDQARDVFARALYGFRISVLFGLILTFFSAIIGVTAGAVQGYFGGWVDLLFQRFIEIWSSIPVLYLLLIIAAILPPGFWVLLGIMLLFSWVAFVGVVRAEFLRARNFEYVNAARALGVKNGTIMWRHLLPNAMVATLTFLPFILNGSITTLTSLDFLGFGLPPGSASLGELLAQGKNNLQAPWLGITGFVVISAMLSLLIFIGEATRDAFDPRKAFL